Proteins encoded within one genomic window of Triticum aestivum cultivar Chinese Spring chromosome 2D, IWGSC CS RefSeq v2.1, whole genome shotgun sequence:
- the LOC123053362 gene encoding NAC domain-containing protein 104 isoform X1 has protein sequence MGGSTNLPPGFHFFPSDEELVIHFLRRKAALLPCRPDIVPTLPQNRYDPWELNGKALQAGNQWYFFSQATQSRTSRNGCWNPIGADEAVSSGGSHVGLKKTLVFSIGEPFQATKTNWVMHEYHLLDGNGGTSSSGSSRKRSHKKKDHPDKECSNWVVCRVFESSYDSQVSFHEEDMELSCLDEVFLSLDDYDEVSLPKN, from the exons ATGGGTGGATCTACTAACCTTCCTCCTGGTTTCCATTTCTTCCCCTCCGACGAAGAACTCGTCATCCATTTCCTCCGCCGCAAGGCGGCTCTCCTCCCATGCCGACCTGACATCGTCCCTACGCTGCCTCAGAATCGCTACGATCCATGGGAGCTGAATG GCAAAGCACTTCAAGCAGGGAACCAGTGGTACTTCTTTAGCCAAGCAACACAGAGTAGGACCTCACGAAATGGGTGCTGGAATCCCATCGGTGCCGATGAGGCAGTAAGTAGTGGCGGTTCTCATGTCGGCCTGAAGAAGACACTCGTCTTCTCCATTGGGGAGCCCTTTCAGGCGACCAAAACCAACTGGGTTATGCATGAGTACCACTTACTTGACGGGAATGGGGGTACCAGCAGTTCAGGTAGTTCACGCAAGCGGTCTCACAAGAAGAAAGACCACCCAGACAAA GAATGCAGCAATTGGGTGGTGTGTCGGGTGTTCGAGTCGAGCTACGATTCGCAAGTGAGCTTCCACGAGGAGGACATGGAGCTTTCATGCTTAGACGAGGTGTTCCTATCCCTAGATGACTATGATGAAGTCAGTTTGCCGAAGAATTAG
- the LOC123053362 gene encoding NAC domain-containing protein 104 isoform X2, which translates to MGGSTNLPPGFHFFPSDEELVIHFLRRKAALLPCRPDIVPTLPQNRYDPWELNALQAGNQWYFFSQATQSRTSRNGCWNPIGADEAVSSGGSHVGLKKTLVFSIGEPFQATKTNWVMHEYHLLDGNGGTSSSGSSRKRSHKKKDHPDKECSNWVVCRVFESSYDSQVSFHEEDMELSCLDEVFLSLDDYDEVSLPKN; encoded by the exons ATGGGTGGATCTACTAACCTTCCTCCTGGTTTCCATTTCTTCCCCTCCGACGAAGAACTCGTCATCCATTTCCTCCGCCGCAAGGCGGCTCTCCTCCCATGCCGACCTGACATCGTCCCTACGCTGCCTCAGAATCGCTACGATCCATGGGAGCTGAATG CACTTCAAGCAGGGAACCAGTGGTACTTCTTTAGCCAAGCAACACAGAGTAGGACCTCACGAAATGGGTGCTGGAATCCCATCGGTGCCGATGAGGCAGTAAGTAGTGGCGGTTCTCATGTCGGCCTGAAGAAGACACTCGTCTTCTCCATTGGGGAGCCCTTTCAGGCGACCAAAACCAACTGGGTTATGCATGAGTACCACTTACTTGACGGGAATGGGGGTACCAGCAGTTCAGGTAGTTCACGCAAGCGGTCTCACAAGAAGAAAGACCACCCAGACAAA GAATGCAGCAATTGGGTGGTGTGTCGGGTGTTCGAGTCGAGCTACGATTCGCAAGTGAGCTTCCACGAGGAGGACATGGAGCTTTCATGCTTAGACGAGGTGTTCCTATCCCTAGATGACTATGATGAAGTCAGTTTGCCGAAGAATTAG